Proteins from one Sarcophilus harrisii chromosome 2, mSarHar1.11, whole genome shotgun sequence genomic window:
- the ZNF217 gene encoding zinc finger protein 217 gives MPTQPLLAYIDGPDVIASTVDSRMEINDASISIKGTNTISCKNLQDKFLIQAEGCMPLDCMFCEQTFKHPEDLSKHVLMQHRPTLCEPAVLRVEAEYLSPLDKSQVRTESLKDNGKENEEFSCEVCGQTFGGAFDVETHMKKHKDSFTYWCSVCGRRFKEPWFLKNHMRTHTGKPGSRNKLQQGLDSPITINEVVQEQVAEIITSPYKICMVCGFLFPNKESLIEHSKVHTKESVSTSETQTVDSCEGGMSSQREEFLQFLNLRPNPTSEKIKKPAKWIAELDPFNTYQAWQLATKGKVAVGRGEVKEPGQEGSTDNDDSCSDKEELGEIWNANKSHNESTGKSKTNKNSCAGIGLSQDKEKIKHTSGEVPSMDVDPKLTHNKEKPTHCSECGKVFRTYHQLVLHSRVHKRERRTDAESPTSIEGRQHRTYSPDLTTALDENGTMDRVEGGSEDGSEDGLSEVLHLDKNEDGLERGKIKHLASSRECSYCGKYFRSNYYLNIHLRTHTGEKPYKCEFCEYAAAQKTSLRYHLERHHKDKQIDITTEVKNDGKSSLLSRETEDMLLTTDGAQTKNLKRLFDGAKDTKGCTPAKQHKEMPSAFQNVLGSVHSTINRDTQDSSKNTVDESADKMNKSIVTPYLDKLKKKSLIEPQANNPVRKTEKDVLSGRGDTIHESEVNNIDEIKESTPICKHKPNMDFEEKPLNLSIGSTQECAAVSISRGLLATSTCPFCTYRTFYPEVLMMHQRLMHKYNPDIHKNGRNKNSVKSRRTGCPPALLGKDVPPLSANSHKSKITLATQSKSLQPEKAKQCPPLPSKVPLSSGIDSSTLAPSNLKSHRPQQNIGAQASVIRQQSEMHSKTNASPVPDRIKRPETKLKSLSISPQPGIVGNVNGSFDYPLKSDSPWSSNQGREYFCSRNVGNVNVEFGEPSSKRMKSNVVTLELDSATVANYRREYDINRYRVANRIANLLPQDCPCPPASVLPTKQGLLNSNEVDSPNVLTVLKSYEPYGPGPLYSSCGSSGSQASSSAIEGKRPMSYQQLSNSMLQKRNYENLITNTHYRANDKKT, from the exons ATGCCAACTCAACCTCTCTTAGCCTACATTGATGGGCCAGATGTTATAGCCAGTACAGTTGATTCCCGTATGGAAATTAATGATGCATCAATATCAATAAAAGGGACCAACACAATTTCTTGCAAAAATCTGCAGGACAAATTTTTAATACAAGCAGAAGGATGTATGCCTTTGGACTGTATGTTTTGTGAACAGACTTTTAAACATCCAGAAGATCTTAGTAAACATGTCTTAATGCAACATCGACCCACACTTTGTGAACCAGCAGTTCTCCGTGTTGAAGCAGAATATCTTAGTCCTCTTGACAAAAGTCAAGTGAGAACAGAGTCTCTGAAGGATAAtggcaaagaaaatgaagaatttagcTGCGAAGTCTGTGGGCAAACATTTGGTGGAGCTTTTGATGTAGAGACCCACATGAAAAAACATAAGGACTCTTTCACTTACTGGTGTAGTGTATGTGGAAGAAGATTCAAAGAACCTTGGTTCCTTAAAAATCATATGAGGACACACACTGGCAAACCTGGCTCCAGAAACAAACTACAGCAAGGCTTAGATAGTCCCATAACAATAAATGAGGTTGTACAGGAGCAAGTAGCTGAAATTATCACATCGCCTTACAAAATCTGCATGGTTTGTGGCTTCCTATTTCCAAATAAAGAAAGCCTAATTGAGCACAGTAAAGTACACACCAAAGAGTCTGTTTCTACTAGTGAAACACAAACTGTTGACTCTTGTGAAGGAGGAATGTCATCTCAGAGGGAagaatttcttcaatttctaaaCTTGAGACCAAACCCAACatctgaaaaaattaagaaacctgCAAAATGGATAGCTGAGCTAGATCCATTTAATACATATCAAGCATGGCAGTTGGCTACCAAAGGCAAAGTTGCTGTTGGCCGTGGAGAAGTGAAAGAACCAGGACAAGAGGGAAGTACAGACAATGATGATTCATGTTCAGATAAAGAAGAACTTGGAGAGATTTGGAATGCCAATAAAAGCCATAATGAAAGTACTGGGAAgtccaaaacaaataaaaacagttgTGCGGGAATTGGCCTTTCacaagacaaagaaaagattaaacaCACTAGTGGTGAAGTGCCTTCAATGGATGTGGATCCCAAATTAACACATAACAAAGAGAAACCAACACATTGCTCAGAGTGTGGCAAAGTTTTTAGAACATATCATCAGCTAGTCCTTCATTCAAGAGTtcataaaagagaaaggagaacgGATGCTGAATCTCCAACTTCTATTGAGGGAAGGCAACATAGAACATATTCTCCAGATTTAACCACAGCTCTAGATGAAAATGGAACAATGGATCGAGTGGAAGGTGGTTCTGAAGATGGATCAGAAGATGGACTTTCTGAAGTACTTCATTTAG ataaaaatgaagatggcttggaaagaggaaaaattaaacaTCTTGCTTCATCCAGAGAGTGTAGCTATTGCGGAAAGTATTTCCGTTCAAATTATTACCTCAATATTCATCTCAGAACTCATACAg GTGAAAAACCATACAAATGTGAATTTTGTGAATATGCTGCAGCTCAGAAAACCTCTTTGAGATATCATTTGGAGAGACATCACAAGGACAAGCAAATTGATATTACCACTGAAGTAAAGAATGATGGCAAAAGCTCACTACTGAGTCGGGAAACTGAAGATATGCTATTAACAACTGATGGTGCTCAAACCAAAAATTTGAAAAGGCTTTTTGATGGTGCCAAAGATACTAAAGGCTGTACACCTGCAAAACAACATAAAGAAATGCCTTCTGCCTTTCAAAATGTTTTGGGAAGTGTACACTCAACCATAAACAGGGATACTCAGGATTCCAGTAAAAACACAGTTGATGAAAGTGCtgataaaatgaacaaaagtaTAGTCACTCCATACTTGgacaaattgaaaaagaaatcgCTAATTGAACCTCAGGCAAATAACCCTGTTCGTAAAACAGAGAAGGATGTTCTTTCTGGCAGAGGAGATACTATCCATGAAAGTGAAGTAAATAACattgatgaaataaaagaaagtacTCCTATCTGTAAACATAAACCAAACATGGATTTTGAAGAAAAACCTTTGAATTTATCCATTGGATCTACCCAGGAATGTGCAGCTGTGTCTATCAGCAGAGGTTTATTAGCAACAAGCACCTGCCCATTTTGTACTTATAGAACATTTTACCCAGAAGTTCTGATGATGCATCAGAGATTAATGCATAAATACAATCCTGACATTCataaaaatggtagaaataaGAATTCAGTCAAAAGTAGGCGTACTGGATGCCCACCAGCTTTACTTGGAAAAGATGTGCCTCCCTTATCTGCCAATTCACATAAATCTAAGATTACTCTAGCAACTCAGTCAAAATCACTGCAGCCAGAGAAAGCTAAGCAGTGCCCACCCTTGCCAAGCAAAGTTCCACTTTCTTCAGGAATAGACTCTAGCACTTTAGCCCCAAGTAACCTGAAATCTCACAGACCACAACAGAATATTGGAGCTCAAGCAAGTGTGATCAGACAGCAGTCGGAAATGCATTCTAAAACCAATGCTTCTCCAGTCCCTGACAGAATAAAAAGACCAGAGACAAAATTAAAATCTCTGAGCATATCTCCTCAACCTGGCATAGTAGGCAATGTCAATGGTTCATTTGACTATCCTCTTAAAAGTGATTCTCCATGGTCTAGTAATCAAGGAAGAGAATATTTCTGCAGTCGAAATGTAGGCAATGTCAATGTGGAATTTGGTGAACCAtcttcaaaaagaatgaaatctaATGTAGTTACTCTTGAACTTGACTCTGCGACAGTAGCCAATTACAGAAGAGAATATGATATAAACAGATACCGTGTTGCAAACAGAATTGCAAATCTATTACCTCAGGATTGTCCATGTCCACCTGCATCAGTGTTGCCAACTAAGCAAGGgctcctgaattcaaatgaagTTGATTCTCCAAATGTACTGACTGTCCTAAAGTCCTATGAGCCATATGGTCCTGGACCACTTTATAGTTCTTGTGGATCTAGTGGTAGTCAAGCATCAAGTTCTGCAATAGAAG GAAAACGGCCCATGTCTTATCAACAGTTATCTAACAGCATGCTGCAAAAAAGAAACTATGAGAATCTTATTACTAATACACATTATCGAGCAAATGACAAGAAAACTTGA